The following are from one region of the Silene latifolia isolate original U9 population chromosome 9, ASM4854445v1, whole genome shotgun sequence genome:
- the LOC141600268 gene encoding SPX domain-containing protein 1-like — MKFWKILSDLILQTLPDWRDKFLSYKHLKKHLKLINGVQSHADASRPIKRPKFTSDNPSNDVVSKEVNDFVHLLEVEIEKFNTFVVEKEEEYVIRWKELQDRLAEARHSNDELMGIGREIVDFHGEMVLLENYSALNYTGLVKILKKYDKRTGTLIRLPFIQKVLQEPFYTNDTIFKLIKECEATLEHIFSQNEQLVSSHVVNTEETSGSNPDIPKKERLVTADKELAEIEHMESMYMKLTLSALRALKEIRSGSSTVNAFSLPPMESTPQDETILKNILQVE; from the exons ATGAAGTTCTGGAAAATCCTAAGCGACTTAATCTTACAAACTCTACCTGACTGGCGTGATAAATTCCTTTCATACAAACATCTCAAAAAACATTTGAAGCTCATCAATGGCGTCCAATCTCATGCTGATGCCTCTAGACCCATCAAACGCCCCAAATTCACCTCTGATAACCCATCAAACGATGTCGTTTCTAAGGAGGTTAATGATTTTGTTCATcttcttgaggttgagattgaaaagTTTAATACTTTTGTTGTTGAAAAGGAGGAAGAATATGTTATTCGTTGGAAG GAGTTACAGGACAGGTTAGCTGAGGCAAGACATTCAAATGACGAACTGATGGGAATTGGAAGGGAAATTGTAGATTTTCATGGAGAGATGGTTTTACTTGAGAACTATAGTGCCCTTAACTATACAG GTTTAGTGAAGATTCTGAAGAAGTACGACAAGCGCACTGGTACTCTTATTCGCTTGCCATTCATCCAAAAGGTTTTACAAGAGCCTTTCTACACAAACGACACCATCTTCAAGCTCATTAAAGAGTGTGAGGCCACACTTGAGCATATTTTCTCCCAGAATGAACAATTGGTCTCATCCCATGTGGTCAATACTGAAGAAACTTCTGGCTCAAATCCCGACATCCCCAAAAAGGAAAGGTTGGTTACTGCTGATAAAGAACTAGCAGAAATCGAGCATATGGAAAGCATGTATATGAAGCTTACTTTGTCTGCATTACGAGCATTGAAGGAGATTAGGAGTGGAAGCTCGACTGTAAATGCTTTCTCGTTGCCGCCAATGGAGAGTACCCCCCAAGACGAGACGATTTTGAAGAACATTCTCCAAGTAGAATGA